ACACCGCCAAACCCGCCGGCCTACTCTGCTGAAACCTGAATTCACCACTTCCACCTCTGGCCACTCCCACAGCCTGCTGCGGATGCGCAGTAAAGCTCTGCCTGACATCAGGAACCGCGGCAGgagatgtcaccgcaccagagAGAAGCTGAGAAAAGGAGCGGCAGTCGGCGTCGGGATCATTTTCAGCAAAGAAACTGGAGACCAAAGTCATCGGGCCCGGGCTCACCCCCGGGCCACCAACAAACAGATTCTCAATCGAGCTCGTGGAGGGCAAGGTAACCATAGGTCGCACAGAGGTGGTCCGAAGATTGGAGGACGACGGCGGTGTGGGGTTGTGCTCCGCCATATGATTCAGTTTGACTTTGACTTCGTTCCTCCAATCGTGCAAGAAGAAAAGGTTTGTAGGAACACAGAGAAAAGCTGTTTTGTGTTTCAGTCTGAGCTCTTTCAGAAAAGTCGTCGCCTCTGTTTTTATGTCAAGTTTCCATTTTTTGGCGTTGGCTAAATCTTTCTTGTATTATTGCCAGAAAGGACATCTAGATATCACATATTACATTTTACTCCCTACTATtattatacatatacatatatacacacacataaatAGAGATTTGATATGATGAACACCTGCCGTACGTACTTATGTAAGTATCGATGAAATATCAGCCACCTATTGAATTATATTGAATTACTTTGAAtgtaatgaaaaaaaaattgataattcAATGAGCATAGAGTTTTGATATATTGCACACCTAACGTGAATATTTATGTGAGCATCGATCAGATGTCACTCACTTATTGGATGTTATGAAACATAGAAAAATTGTTAATCTAATGGGTGAGTTGGGTGAGTGACATATCATCGATGATCACATAAGTATGTACGGTAGGTGTGTAACATCTGAAAACTCATCTGAAAACTCATTGAGACTGTTGCATACCTACCTTTTATACTTACTATAAATATTGATGAAATGTCATTCAATTAAGTATATATCCGCGCACATAAATGTAATAGATATAATACACTTGATTTATGTGATAATAGGATTATATTTTCCACGATATGGAAAATCAAATGTGACTTATAGTATATTATTATATCAACACTTGTGGCGATGCTTAAGTTTAGGATCGAACAAAATAAGACGTGAATTGACATTTTGTAAAATTTCTAATTAAAATGAATTTACAAGAATTTAGCATATTTCAAAATGTAAGTCGAATATGTATTTCCAAATTTAATCTTGCGTACAATGTAATATATTCAAGCAGGAACCAActttatggatttttaaaacattattcatacatatacgtatatgtgtgtatatatacatattcgtgattattatttttttaaaaaaagaacatTTTTTAGAagataaaaatttgtatgagacggtctcacgggtcgtattttgtgagacagatctcttatttggacaatcatgaaaaaatattattttttatgttaagagtattactttttattgtgaatatcggtagtgtcgactcgtctcacagataaagattcgtgagaccgtcacaAAAGACCTATTCCTTTTAGAATTGGAATTAAAGTAAAAAAGGTGAAATACTAATGAAAAGTAAATTTTGATTTCATGGAATATTCAAAATTGTTAACCTCTCTTCTTATATTTAAGAATTGGAAgactttattttaattttccataattaaaAACAAGTGAGTGTGCTCGACAAATGAAAGTTGacaatttaaattataattttaggaACAAATttctttattaaataaataaataaataaatattatatatatatgtgtgtgtgtgtgtgtgtgtgtgtgtaaatttGGACAACATAATTCCTAACGTAGTTACGTCGATAGTGGTTGGGCATATGAACTAATTTAAATCAAGATTAGAAAGGGGCAGCTTTGACATTTAATTACATAGAAGCATACGTAATAAATGTCAAAATATAATTGAATAGACGATTATAACCCTGCAAATTGGTTTGTTACTGTGAACGACGTcgtattaattaatattatatacttCCATGCTTTTATTTGTCTTATAGTAATTCgtctaaatttttgtttttggatCCGATAGATTTATCATGATTTGGCATCGAATCTCAAACATTATTCCCTACAAATCATCGgtttatttgtttaatttctGGATTTGTCGGTTGTTAAGTCCAAGTTGATTCAAttgtttggcaaaaacttgtgtgagacggtttcacgggtcgtattttgtgatacagatctcttatttgggtcattcatgaaaaatattacttttttatgctaagaatattaccttttattatgaatatcggtaggattgacccgtctcacagttAAAGagtcgtgagaccgtctcacgaaaGACATAATCCAATTGTTTTGGTAAGGCGAAGGAGACTAGAACACCAAATGAAAAGATGGAGTTATTCAATATCACAAAAATTCATATGAGATTATCTTACAAGTCAATTGTGTTAAAAAGATATCTCACTCAGCCcattaaaaagtattatttCACCATATATATAAACGAGATCGACCTGTCTCAAAAAATACATATTCGTTTCATATATTTATTACTGTCCATTAAGTGAGAGAGGTTTAGAAAACATATTTAATATGGATTATGAACCCAATTTTGGAACTTGTGATTTAATGTCACAAACTCAAGTATGTGTAGTTGATGATACCCTGGGACGTTTCGGGTTGCcccgggtcatggataataCTAGGAACGTCCCGGGCCATGGAGACTGTCCATGGAAAAGTGCCTGGGTCAGAAGCATGGATTGCTCCCGGGTCAATAAGACGACAAACTAGACCAACGTCCAAGTCATTGATTGCCCGGGATGAGGAGAGTACGACTTGAAGAATTCATGAAGGGGCCAGTCAGTCAAGAGGCTGGGCCATAAGAACACCCGAGACATTATCTTGTATGCTCGGGCTCCTGTTTAATTTTCCGAGAGGCGTTCTACCCGGGCCACTTCGATAGTAGTGTCGCATTTAATACCGCCGATGAACAGGATGTATGCAGCCGACCTATTTCTGACATCAATACGAGTGGTTGGTAAAAGCAAGTAGGCTGGATGTGACTAGTATGCGATTTGACATCTCAGAACAATATggtataatcagccaccctaCTATAATTAATGCTCACACACAAAAAACGAGATCATCATtacttctcctactataaatatcaggttctttacttgcatttactcTCTATTCAGATATTGAATACACACATTGAATGCTCTCATTTATTGCTCATTTACTTCCACTCTCCACACCAATCtcacagccatcacttggctacattggttttcTTGCTTGAGTTCCTTACCGACtcaagcatcggagtggtcacgccggatacccctccggcgcccattcacatGGTTGCTTTCTTGTTCGCAGATCTCTCAAACCTCCAGAAGGAAAGATGTTCAATCCAGACGCCCaactcatattttttttaacaactTGATCGCAAATCCGGCAGAGTACCCGACCCGACTCGTCCATTTCGCCCGGGTTGCAAGGAAAGGAAACAAGTTCCCGGGAGGAAaggagcagaaaagttgcaagGAAGGATCCTTCCCCGAGCCGAGgagtaataaaaatgatttcgGGAGGGTCCACAGATGGTGATTCCAACCGGGCTCGAAAAACGAAGAGTAGGAGGGAGTGGTTGGAGGTTGATGGGAGGAGGAGAGATGAACCAGTTATAAGCTTCGGACCAGAAGACCTCAAGGGAGTTAGTCTACCCCACAACGACGCTCTTGTCATCCAGGCCCGAGTGGCtaattatgatgtgttgagGGTATTTGTTGACAATGACAGCTCTGTCAATGTCATCTTTAAAGAGGCACTGGTCCAGATGAATTTGCATGAATATCAGTTAGAGGCGGTTGAGACTGCCCTGTTTGGCTTTGCTGGACATGCCGTATACCCTGAGGGAGAAATCACCCTGCCACTGACCCTGGGTGCCGGGGAGTTGAGGAAAACTGCGATGACAGTTTTTACAGTGGTGGATACCCCGTCCTTGTACAATATCATCTTGGGGAGACCAGCTATGAATGAAATGAGAGTTGTAGCCTCCACTTATCATCAGAAAATCAAATTTCCAGTTCGATGATAGGTTGGGGAAGTCAAGGGAGATCAACCCTCCTCTCGGATGTGCTACGGGGAGACTGTCCAGGTAGACCAGAAGAAAGCAAGAAGGGAAGGGAAGGGGAAGGAAAGTCAAGAGAGGTGGTCAGAGAGAGGGAAGTGCACTTTGTTGCGGAAGAGGAGCAAGAAGTGGTGGAAATTGAGCCGGGAAAGCACGTCCGGGTGGCCCAAGACCTCAACGCGTCCACCCAGGTAAAACTCTTACACtgtttaaaaactaacattAGTGTTTTCGCCTGGTCTCAACAGGAATTAGCCGGGATCTCACCCCAAGTGGCTGAGCACAAGTTAATTATTCTCCCGAGATCCCGGCCTGTAAAGCAAAAAAAGAGGCATTTCGGCCCTTGAAAAAGATAAAGCATTGAAGAGCAAGTGGGAGAGCTATTGAGGGCCGGCCACATCAGAGAAGTCCAATTCCCTACTTGGCTCTAAAATGTGGTCCTCGTCCCAAAATCCACCGGGAAGTGGAGAATGTGTGTCGATTTCAGAGACCTGAATAAAGCCTGCCCCAAGGACTGCTATTCACTCCCCCGAATTGATCAGCTGGTGGATTCCACCTCTGGATGCGAACTATTAAGTTTTTTGGATGCCTATCAAGGGTACCACCAAATCCCCTTGGCTcttgaagatcaagataaagccaGTTTTGTCACATCTGGGGGCACCTTCTGCTATGTTGTTATGCCCTTTGTATTAAAGAATGCAGGGGACACATACCAACGTTTAATGAATCTCGTCTTCCAAAAACAGATAGGCCGGAATATCGAGGTGTACGTGGATGACATTCTAATCAAAACCCGAGAAGTCTCCCACTTTATTGATGATTTGGCCGAGACCTTCATCACCTTAAAACAGTACGGAATAAAGCTCAACCCGGGCAAATGTGTGCTCGGGGTCAGGAGTggaaaatttttgggtttcatGGTAACTGATAGGGGGATCGAAGTCAACCcagaaaaaatcaaagcaataatggaCATGCCTTCTCCTCAATCTGTCCGAGATGTGCAAAAATTAACCGGGAGAATTGCTGCCCTGTCACGGTTCATTTCTCGATCtgctcatcggagttatccattTTTCCAAGTTCTAAGAAAAGTGCAAAAATTTAGCTGGGGTGACAAATGTGAGCAAGCCTTTCAAGACTTGAAAAAGCATCTGGCTGAGTTGCCAATTCTGGCAAAACCCAAGCCCGGGGAGAAATTATGGATCTATTTATCCGCCACTGAGTTTGCTGTTAGTTTTGTGCTTGTCAGGGAAGAAGGAGCCGACCAGAAGCCAATATACTATGTCAGTCATGCCCTTCAAGGAGCAGAATTAAAATACAGTGAGGTGGAAAAAATAGCACTTGCCCTGGTAATGACTGCCCGGAAACTCAGACCTTATTTCCTCTCACATCCCATTGTGGTGCTCACCAATTCTCCACTCGGGAGGATCATGACACACACTGaagtctcggagagaatggttaaATGGACTGTAGAACTCGGGGAGTATGACATTGAATATAAACTTCGAGTTTCTATTAAAGCCCAAGCATTAACAGACTTCTTAACAGAAATGATTCAACCGGGAGAAGAGGAGGTATGGAGAGTTTTTGTTGATGGTGCGTCAAATTTATCAGG
The Primulina tabacum isolate GXHZ01 chromosome 9, ASM2559414v2, whole genome shotgun sequence DNA segment above includes these coding regions:
- the LOC142504407 gene encoding uncharacterized protein LOC142504407 yields the protein MISGGSTDGDSNRARKTKSRREWLEVDGRRRDEPVISFGPEDLKGVSLPHNDALVIQARVANYDVLRVFVDNDSSVNVIFKEALVQMNLHEYQLEAVETALFGFAGHAVYPEGEITLPLTLGAGELRKTAMTVFTVVDTPSLYNIILGRPAMNEMRVVASTYHQKIKFPVR